A single region of the Leishmania panamensis strain MHOM/PA/94/PSC-1 chromosome 21 sequence genome encodes:
- a CDS encoding hypothetical protein (TriTrypDB/GeneDB-style sysID: LpmP.21.2160), with product MKKRDGLYVTRARMTNPTALYDRGIKELQRISAKREAMRAKLEEAELAEATFHPSISPRVSALKRSGDIAGVDRDSSAQLRYRLHLLELPDGLADASHRYTPRLSHTSEMIVRACRERGGAELPPEERLYRDYFYRQQTIDEARLVTPPPTVVRSKRDIDVHIAELYAFEEQRQHAITAAREALLSASAGVHPRVYVDPRALVERLTKNRSLSQRRTAAAQLEKDQWPFQPQTSANARMLAHQARLRGLHRWVRYFCGSDILSLPVLSTFQGQAAHEAARLYALLWQHSPAKTEWSAKELAEAFLDGVKDNPFVAELWRRRPPVGEASVTLSELTYRPCLNPKSAIIVEKMEAEHRCGPAHDRLFLDARAKQLSQRQQELEEEQAELESKQREQQRRQRRQAAWHAQEAHRLEVYLAEKAKESCKNATAEATAAHERPHPRTATSSRRLFLPSSSPQRHRGDSASKLSSSSPRPSPVTETNTVILVPRSPTPSMLGTPSAPPSEVARMRSNKTGGPTKATNSGGHSSASHPRYPSPLFQPTTTSVQAVPSPPRSASNILLSVETWPEAEKHKLDRAAEALRDLLTDPTRPCGASQQASAASSQRSPPAATRIPPCDMKLPHNSRDKLPARTLDVVLECARLRDPRTLPSGERERLDRAQKRQLRELGRLLYSRYKSNIYSTNSA from the coding sequence atgaagaagagggacgGGTTGTACGTTACGCGCGCCCGTATGACCAACCCTACGGCCCTTTATGACAGAGGCATCAAGGAGCTTCAAAGAATCTCAGCCAAGCGGGAGGCGATGCGTGCGAAGTTGGAAGAGGCTgagctggcggaggcgacgTTTCACCCCTCTATCTCCCCTCGTGTCAGCGCGCTCAAGCGCAGCGGGGACATTGCCGGTGTTGACCGTGACTCCTCCGCTCAACTGCGGTACCGCCTCCATCTGCTAGAGCTGCCGGATGGGTTGGCGGATGCGTCGCATCGCTACACCCCTCGCCTTTCACACACATCAGAGATGATCGTGCGGGCGTGCCgcgagcgcggcggtgctgagtTGCCTCCAGAAGAGCGACTGTACCGCGACTACTTCTACCGGCAACAGACAATCGATGAGGCGCGGCTGGTgacgccaccaccgacggtggtgcgcagcaaGCGTGACATCGATGTGCACATCGCGGAACTCTACGCGttcgaggagcagcggcagcacgcaATCACGGCGGCTCGTGAGGCACTCTTGTCAGCTTCCGCGGGGGTGCACCCTCGTGTCTACGTGGATCCTCGAGCGTTGGTGGAGCGCCTGACAAAGAACCGTTCTCTGTCacagcgacgcaccgccgcagctcagctggagaaggatCAGTGGCCCTTCCAGCCTCAGACAAGCGCAAACGCCAGGATGCTGGCGCATCAAGCCCGCCTGCGTGGTCTTCACCGGTGGGTGCGCTACTTCTGCGGCTCTGACATTCTTTCGCTACCTGTGCTCTCTACGTTTCAGGGACAAGCCGCCCACGAGGCAGCGAGGCTGTACGCCCTGCTGTGGCAGCACAGTCCCGCCAAAACCGAGTGGAGCGCCAAGGAACTCGCTGAAGCCTTTTTGGATGGCGTGAAGGACAACCCCTTTGTTGCGGAGCtgtggcgtcgtcgtccccCTGTGGGCGAGGCGTCCGTGACATTGAGCGAGCTGACGTACCGTCCTTGCCTCAACCCCAAGAGCGCCATCATCGTAGAGAagatggaggcggagcaccgctgcggtcCGGCTCATGACCGCCTGTTCCTTGACGCAAGGGCTAAGCAGCTATCCCAaaggcagcaggagctggaggaggagcaggccgAACTCGAGAgcaagcagcgcgagcaacagcgacggcagcgacggcaagCTGCCTGGCACGCACAGGAGGCGCACCGGCTTGAGGTGTATTTGGCggaaaaagcaaaagagagctGCAAAAACGCTACTGCCGAAGCGACCGCAGCACATGAGCGGCCACATCCTCgtaccgccacctcctctcgccGACTTTTTCTGCCCTCATCGTCTCCTCAGCGTCACAGAGGTGATTCTGCCAGCAAGCTCTCGTCTTCGTCACCAAGGCCATCCCCAGTTACCGAAACTAATACTGTTATTCTCGTACCACGCTCTCCTACACCGTCGATGCTAGGGACTCCATCTGCCCCGCCGTCAGAAGTCGCGCGCATGAGAAGCAACAAGACCGGCGGCCCTACGAAGGCCACGAACAGCGGCGGGCATAGCAGTGCCAGCCACCCCAGGTatccttctcctcttttccaaCCGACGACAACTTCAGTGCAGGCCGTtccatcgccaccgcgctCGGCGAGCAATATTCTTCTAAGCGTCGAGACCTGGCCCGAGGCCGAAAAGCATAAACTAGAtagagcagcagaggcccTTCGCGATCTTCTCACGGACCCGACACGCCCCTGCGGGGCATCTCAGCAGGCATCAGCTGCCTCATCGCAGCGCTCCCCCCCGGCTGCAACCCGCATCCCCCCTTGCGACATGAAACTCCCCCACAACAGTCGGGACAAGCTACCTGCGCGCACCCTTGATGTCGTGCTCGAGTGCGCGCGACTGCGTGATCCCCGGACACTCCCTTCcggcgaaagagagcgacTAGACAGGGCCCAAAAGCGGCAACTGCGGGAGCTTGGACGCCTCCTCTACAGCCGCTACAAATCAAACATATACAGCACAAATAGCGCGTGA
- a CDS encoding hypothetical protein (TriTrypDB/GeneDB-style sysID: LpmP.21.2170), with product MSSVRDTIVTRIQEAFQPVELEVTEVSADEAKYSVSIVAAAFAGVSLIERHRKVNNLFAEELRSGTIHALSISAKPPPT from the coding sequence ATGTCGAGCGTCCGAGACACTATTGTGACGCGCATTCAGGAGGCATTTCAGCCGGTGGAGCTGGAGGTGACGGAGGTAAGTGCCGACGAGGCCAAGTACAGCGTGAgcatcgtcgctgcggcgtttGCAGGCGTGTCGCTGATTGAGCGCCATCGCAAGGTGAACAATCTCTTTGCCGAGGAGCTTCGGTCTGGCACCATTCACGCCTTGAGCATATCTGCTAAGCCCCCACCGACGTAA
- a CDS encoding histone deacetylase, putative (TriTrypDB/GeneDB-style sysID: LpmP.21.2180), translating into MPKRQRSDEKVVHHAELSVESGRRFDAYIRGWMQGTVESPLLRPSLLPPLTPLPTLAAWSKSGVAPTPATTSAGVAVSDLSYLCEWTPSSAVMPSLRTAVVYHMSMLDHVSPDAGEYERPARLQSTIDHLTAIGLLPCCQRIPARAAKTRELRRVHSRKLVDTIDQLDFFMGIQEGRGGVIGQDLFASEHTSRAARMAAGCVIEATNAVASGAATNAFALVRPPGHHACPDNAAGFCLYNNVAVAARAAQAELMAAKTKSDPAGDAQQPRILILDWDVHHCDGTESVFYDDPSVLVISVHQYGNGPGHVLRKVSTVSAKQPAEMPTADKEDVTAEDLAGLLSADAVEPPPVPLPEPHRDEAAPAPAQTPTEGHRLRTEVDYNKLAVQMEEKDDTEIAALFGVDLNAASSSSSSSSSDLSSSFDSTDGSSAPRNGRRSVHHPGDTVGLSVDETPQNVTGAEEELFYPGTGHLNRVGGDATAAAQGRNINIPWPTHGMGDLEYLQLLHEIVLPVAREFRPELVLISSGFDSASGDLLGSMCLTPSGFYIMTRLMAQNFPRLVVALEGGYNLRNVALCSEAVMRALLESSGFPGDQLPKSRMLWCQASSLAADIKRMHAPYWSCFSQNL; encoded by the coding sequence ATGCCGAAGCGACAGCGCAGCGATGAGAAGGTGGTGCATCATGCAGAACTTTCTGTGGAATCAGGAAGGCGTTTCGACGCGTACATACGCGGTTGGATGCAGGGCACAGTTGAATCGCCACTTCTCCGTCCTTCTCTGCTCCCGCCACTGACTCCATTGCCGACTCTCGCAGCATGGAGTAAGTCTGGCGTGGCACCGACGCCAGCAACAACATCTGCTGGCGTTGCCGTAAGCGATTTATCGTACCTCTGCGAGTGGACGCCATCGTCTGCCGTTATGCCGTCGTTGCGTACCGCTGTCGTGTATCACATGTCTATGCTAGATCATGTTTCTCCAGATGCTGGAGAGTACGAGCGTCCTGCACGGCTACAAAGCACCATCGACCATCTCACTGCCATCGGCCTCCTGCCCTGCTGTCAGCGTATCCCCGCTCGCGCGGCCAAGACACGCGAGCTGCGTCGCGTACACTCCAGGAAATTGGTCGACACAATTGATCAGCTCGACTTCTTCATGGGCATACAAGAGGGTCGAGGAGGTGTCATTGGGCAGGATCTTTTCGCAAGCGAGCACACTTCCCGTGCAGCCCGCATGGCTGCCGGGTGCGTAATTGAGGCCACCAACGCCGTGGCTAGCGGCGCAGCTACCAATGCCTTTGCACTGGTTCGTCCACCCGGTCATCACGCCTGCCCTGACAACGCTGCTGGTTTCTGTCTTTACAACAacgtcgccgtcgcggcgCGCGCGGCTCAGGCGGAGCTGATGGCCGCAAAAACGAAGAGTGACCCCGCCggtgatgcgcagcagccacgcatCCTTATCTTGGACTGGGATGTTCACCACTGTGACGGGACAGAGAGCGTTTTCTACGACGACCCATCTGTGCTGGTTATTTCAGTTCACCAATACGGCAATGGTCCCGGTCACGTGCTTCGGAAGGTTTCCACAGTTTCGGCCAAGCAGCCGGCGGAGATGCCCACCGCTGACAAGGAGGACGTCACCGCAGAGGACCTCGCAGGGCTCCTTTCAGCCGATGCTGTCGAGCCACCACCGGTCCCGCTGCCAGAGCCGCATCGAGACGAAGCAGCTCCAGCCCCAGCACAGACCCCGACAGAGGGCCACCGACTGCGCACCGAGGTCGACTACAACAAGCTCGCGGTTCagatggaggagaaggacgaCACCGAAATTGCCGCTCTCTTCGGCGTTGATCTGAACGCGGCGTCTtctagcagcagcagctcttcttccGACCTCAGCTCGTCATTTGACAGCACCGACGGCTCAAGCGCTCCAAGGAATGGCAGGCGTTCAGTCCACCACCCAGGCGACACTGTCGGTCTCTCCGTTGACGAAACGCCTCAAAATGTTACcggcgctgaggaggagctctTTTACCCTGGCACGGGGCACCTTAACcgcgtcggcggtgacgcaacggctgcggcgcagggACGCAACATCAACATCCCCTGGCCCACGCACGGCATGGGCGATCTTGAGTACTTGCAGCTCCTTCACGAGATTGTCCTTCCTGTAGCGCGCGAGTTTCGACCGGAGCTGGTGCTGATCAGCAGCGGCTTTgacagcgccagcggtgaTCTGCTCGGTTCCATGTGCCTCACCCCATCAGGGTTTTACATTATGACTCGACTGATGGCGCAGAACTTTCCAAGGCTCGTTGTTGCACTGGAGGGTGGCTACAATCTCAGGAACGTGGCGCTGTGCTCAGAGGCCGTGATGCGGGCGCTGCTAGAGAGTAGCGGCTTCCCGGGTGATCAATTGCCGAAAAGCCGCATGCTCTGGTGTCAAGCATCCAGCCTCGCTGCGGATATTAAGAGAATGCATGCGCCGTACTGGAGCTGCTTTTCCCAGAATCTGTAA